From Oreochromis aureus strain Israel breed Guangdong linkage group 4, ZZ_aureus, whole genome shotgun sequence, a single genomic window includes:
- the slc27a1a gene encoding long-chain fatty acid transport protein 1a, producing MHNAASVSASLGSMGLCRLFGVSWPWSLAAGLGVYLGTSSWKYFYIAARTAKRDLTGLYVLMRVKMALWRYMRHGSNIPSIFAQTVKLHPNKPALIYEATGEMWTFTQLDEISNGVAHWARGQGWVSGDVVALFMESRPLQVALWLGLAKVGVEAALINFSLRCDPLLHCIGVSESRAIVFGAELADAILDISSTMSQSMVRFCTGDLSAEQLACLAAQPLDPILAAAPKHPPSPCVPPKGMNDRLFYIYTSGTTGLPKAAIVVHSRYYRIAAFGYFAFRMRSDDIVYDCLPLYHSAGNIIGVGQCLIHGLTVVVKKKFSASRFWEDCIKYNCTVVQYIGEICRYLLSQPVRPAEKQHKVRLAVGNGLRPSVWEAFMERFGVAQIGEFYGATECNCSIANMDGKVGACGFNSRILPNVYPIRLVRVDEDTMELVRDSRGFCVPCRPGEPGLLVGRINQQDPLRRFDGYANQDATKKKIAHNVFKKNDSAYLSGDVLVMDELGYMYFRDRSGDTFRWRGENVSTTEVEGILSNLLGQTDVAVYGVAVPGVEGKAGMAAIADATGSFDCSNFLQNIQRVLPPYARPVFLRISPHVDTTGTFKIQKTRLQREGFDPRLTNDKIYFLNTRGARYEAMNEELYNAIVEGRMSL from the exons ATGCACAATGCAGCGAGTGTTTCAGCCTCTCTGGGGTCCATGGGACTGTGTCGTCTCTTCGGGGTGTCCTGGCCCTGGAGTCTGGCAGCAGGTCTTGGGGTTTATCTAGGCACAAGTAGCTGGAAATACTTCTACATTGCAGCACGCACGGCCAAGAGAGACCTCAC TGGCTTGTATGTGCTCATGAGAGTGAAGATGGCCTTATGGCGCTACATGCGCCATGGAAGCAATATTCCTTCCATTTTCGCCCAGACAGTGAAACTCCACCCGAATAAACCAGCTCTCATCTATGAGGCCACAGGAGAAATGTGGACCTTCACCCAACTAGATGAGATATCAAATGGAGTCGCCCATTGGGCGAGAGGTCAAGGATGGGTCTCCGGAGATGTTGTGGCCCTTTTCATGGAGAGTAGACCATTACAGGTGGCCCTTTGGCTGGGTTTGGCCAAAGTTGGAGTGGAAGCTGCACTCATCAACTTTAGTCTCCGCTGTGATCCTCTTCTGCACTGTATCGGGGTATCAGAGTCACGGGCGATTGTGTTCGGAGCTGAGCTGGCTGATG CTATTTTGGACATCAGTTCCACCATGAGCCAGTCCATGGTACGATTTTGTACAGGAGACCTCAGTGCAGAACAGTTAGCCTGTCTTGCTGCTCAACCCCTGGACCCTATTTTAGCTGCTGCACCTAAACATCCCCCTTCGCCTTGTGTTCCCCCTAAAGGAATGAATG ACCGCCTATTTTATATTTACACCTCGGGGACCACAGGACTGCCCAAAGCTGCCATTGTGGTTCACAGTCG CTATTACAGAATTGCTGCTTTTGGGTATTTTGCCTTTCGCATGCGCTCTGATGACATTGTCTATGACTGCCTGCCTCTCTATCACTCAGCAG gAAACATTATTGGAGTTGGCCAGTGTCTGATCCACGGCCTCACTGTTGTAGTGAAGAAAAAATTCTCTGCCAGCCGCTTCTGGGAAGATTGTATTAAGTATAACTGTACC GTGGTGCAGTATATTGGGGAAATCTGCCGCTACCTCTTGTCTCAACCCGTGCGGCCAGCTGAGAAGCAACACAAAGTACGGCTTGCTGTGGGAAATGGATTACGCCCCAGTGTTTGGGAAGCCTTCATGGAGCGTTTTGGGGTGGCGCAGATTGGCGAGTTCTATGGGGCCACTGAGTGCAACTGCAGCATTGCTAACATGGATGGCAAG GTGGGCGCCTGTGGATTCAACAGTCGTATTCTTCCCAATGTGTACCCCATCCGTCTGGTGAGGGTTGATGAAGACACCATGGAACTTGTTCGGGACAGCCGTGGGTTCTGTGTGCCTTGCCGCCCTG GGGAACCAGGCCTTCTGGTAGGCCGCATCAACCAACAAGACCCATTAAGGCGTTTTGATGGCTATGCTAACCAGGATGCTACAAAGAAGAAGATCGCTCACAATGTCTTCAAGAAAAATGATTCTGCATATTTATCAG GTGACGTGTTAGTGATGGATGAGCTGGGCTACATGTACTTCCGGGATCGCAGTGGGGACACCTTCCGCTGGCGAGGGGAAAACGTCTCCACCACTGAGGTGGAGGGTATACTAAGCAATCTTCTGGGTCAAACTGATGTTGCAGTGTATGGTGTGGCAGTGCCAG GTGTGGAAGGTAAGGCAGGCATGGCTGCCATTGCAGATGCCACGGGGAGTTTTGACTGCAGCAATTTCTTGCAGAATATCCAACGAGTTCTTCCTCCGTATGCTCGCCCAGTGTTCCTGAGAATCTCCCCACATGTAGACACCACTG GTACATTTAAAATCCAGAAAACCAGGCTGCAGAGGGAGGGATTCGACCCACGACTCACGAATGACAAGATCTACTTTTTAAACACCAGAGGTGCACGTTACGAGGCCATGAATGAGGAG
- the ptger1c gene encoding prostaglandin E receptor 1c (subtype EP1), with protein MDMMTTCQLNQTCGQPNSSVPPPMSNSGLAISCFTMLFGTISNLAALGILAKSRGRFSRQSKAPFLLLTVALLLADLGGHVILGSFALYLHMNHQYTMKLCDVFGTNMVFFGLCPLLFGCAMAVERCVAITKPFCRVTMITVAHVVRVVLFLSSLALVLAILPLLKVGTYTIQYPCTWCFLRVTSPCFAADTYLALIFSCLGLTALTLSLFSNTMSVATLVHARMKTPNGQTNHTTHFGRRESCTSSTSLFFSLDVEVMVQLVVITVVSCVCWSPFLIQILLMQLKQSPSTSAQKLIYVALRIASWNQILDPWVYILLRKTVLFRVCGQRWTLTRT; from the exons ATGGACATGATGACAACTTGCCAGCTGAATCAGACATGTGGCCAGCCGAATAGTAGCGTCCCACCTCCCATGAGCAATTCAGGCTTAGCAATATCCTGCTTCACAATGTTATTTGGCACCATTTCCAACCTTGCTGCACTGGGCATCCTGGCCAAGTCTCGTGGTAGATTCTCCCGCCAGTCAAAAGCACCGTTCCTACTTCTAACAGTGGCTTTGCTTTTGGCTGACCTGGGAGGTCATGTGATCCTAGGTTCCTTTGCACTGTATCTCCACATGAATCATCAGTATACTATGAAACTATGTGATGTCTTTGGAACAAATATGGTGTTTTTTGGCCTGTGCCCCTTGCTGTTCGGTTGTGCTATGGCAGTGGAGCGCTGTGTGGCCATCACTAAGCCCTTTTGTCGTGTTACTATGATTACTGTGGCTCATGTGGTACGGGTGGTGTTATTCCTTTCCTCTCTTGCACTTGTTCTGGCAATTCTGCCTTTACTCAAAGTGGGGACTTATACTATCCAATATCCATGCACCTGGTGTTTTTTGAGAGTTACTTCTCCGTGTTTCGCAGCTGACACTTACCTGGCTTTGATTTTCTCATGTCTGGGCCTCACTGCACTCACCCTTTCCCTGTTCAGCAACACAATGAGTGTTGCTACATTGGTGCATGCCAGAATGAAGACCCCCAATGGTCAAACAAACCACACAACCCACTTTGGTCGTCGTGAATCATGCACATCATCTACTTCGCTGTTTTTTTCATTGGATGTGGAGGTAATGGTGCAACTGGTAGTCATCACTGTTGTTTCCTGTGTCTGCTGGAGCCCCTTCCTT ATTCAAATTCTTCTGATGCAGCTCAAGCAAAGCCCTAGTACATCAGCTCAAAAGCTCATCTATGTGGCTTTACGTATAGCCTCCTGGAATCAGATCTTAGACCCCTGGGTTTACATCTTACTGAGGAAGACAGTGCTCTTCAGAGTTTGTGGACAGAGATGGACCCTGACAAGAACATAG
- the LOC116317669 gene encoding adhesion G protein-coupled receptor E1-like: protein MVLLVSAGCNQGFSMKKKQCIALSFFLIMVLSVSADCPQGFHLKKGKCIDINECEEDVPRCGENAICTNTNGSYYCQCKGGFRSSTGKVNFTAGGCKDIQECLENKDICGPNAKCENAIPYYSCTCDKGFISTTGNKTFRHDQNATCEDINECQKGNPCGRNALCNNTQGSYYCVCNAGFGLKSGRLNFSGNLEQCEDICITDKTICGSGTCHHGASGHYCVCQTGFTNYGNNMSRCTELNCDVFKDINDAKERFHIVDGLVNYMEKTCQELTNNKRPVHLNGEETLKRFLNMTDELLSSAFLNYKRKVSDFLDLVGNALRLIGPLTNSSRIYISSTHTELDMLVHKGPVIPKGNITLSTNHASLDIQMEIAAGDPAYYPGFTTVSLMSYSNLENSTDGFFNGMKPQKNQSFKINSKVATVTVSNRNTSHLKTPVNLTLYHLEEQANQTFHICVFWDSSLNGGSWSDRGCSVAESSLEYTSCSCNHLGTFVILTAHNEIEEKFEFHLIIWVFLSLSLICLFISILTFSMIQSIKSPRTTIHLNLCISLFIANLVFLAGISHIENQDGCTVVTGILHFSYLATFLWMCLDSVQLFRMIMLVLNTNFKTLHMMAVACGVPAVIVAISALANSKGHGTDRYCWVTQGFIWNYFGPACVIIIVNIFFFFITVWKLAQKFSSVNPDLDDLHKIEAFTISALAQLFVLGNTWIFGSFQFQENHTAMAYLTIFGSLEGVTLFTVYCLFSRQVREEYKHALTRICAPRKKSDRKARVSKRAQDTGECQL, encoded by the exons CTCTGTCTTTCTTCCTCATCATGGTGCTGTCGGTATCAGCAGACTGCCCTCAAGGATTTCATCTGAAGAAAGGAAAATGTATAG ATATAAACGAATGTGAAGAGGATGTGCCGCGATGTGGAGAAAATGCaatctgcacaaacacaaatggaAGCTACTACTGCCAATGTAAAGGTGGTTTCAGAAGCTCAACAGGGAAGGTGAATTTTACAGCTGGTGGATGCAAAG atatccaagaatgtttggaaaacaaagacatctGTGGACCTAACGCCAAATGTGAGAATGCAATCCCCTATTACTCGTGCACCTGTGATAAGGGATTCATTTCTACTACTGGGAATAAAACCTTTCGTCATGATCAAAATGCTACATGTGAAG ATATTAACGAATGTCAAAAAGGAAATCCCTGTGGTCGAAATGCATTATGTAACAACACACAAGGCAGTTATTACTGCGTCTGCAACGCTGGCTTTGGATTGAAATCTGGCCGATTAAACTTCTCTGGGAATCTGGAGCAATGTGAAG acatATGTATAACTGATAAGACAATCTGTGGAAGTGGAACTTGCCATCATGGAGCCAGTGGCCATTACTGTGTGTGCCAAACTGGATTCACTAACTATGGCAACAACATGTCACGCTGCACTG AATTAAACTGTGATGTTTTCAAAGATATAAATGATGCAAAAGAG AGATTTCACATTGTAGATGGCTTAGTGAATTACatggaaaaaacctgtcaggaaCTTACAAACAACAAAAGACCAGTACACCTGAATGGAGAGGAGACTCTAAAG AGATTCCTGAATATGACTGATGAGCTCTTGTCCAGTGCATTTCTTAATTATAAAAGGAAAGTTTCAGACTTTCTTGACTTGGTGGGAAATGCTCTGAGGCTCATAGGACCCTTGACTAATTCTTCAAGGATTTATATCTCCTCCACTCACACAG AGCTGGACATGCTTGTACACAAGGGGCCTGTTATACCTAAAGGAAACATAACATTATCAACTAATCATGCTAGCTTGGACATCCAGATGGAGATAGCTGCTGGAGATCCTGCCTATTACCCTG GCTTTACAACAGTGTCCTTGATGAGCTACTCAAACCTGGAAAACTCTACAGATGGCTTCTTTAATGGAATGAAACCACAAAAGAACCAGAGCTTTAAGATAAACTCCAAAGTGGCGACTGTCACTGTCAGCAACAGAAATACAAGCCACCTCAAaacaccagttaacctaactttGTACCACCTAGAAGAACAG GCAAATCAAACATTCCACATCTGTGTGTTCTGGGATTCCTCGTTGAACGGAGGATCATGGTCTGATCGTGGTTGCAGTGTGGCGGAGTCAAGCCTGGAATatacttcctgttcctgtaACCACCTGGGAACCTTTGTTATACTCACGGCTCACAATGAAATTGAG GAGAAGTTTGAGTTTCATCTGATCATATGGGTGTTCCTGTCCCTTTCACTGATTTGCTTATTCATCTCCATCTTGACATTCTCAATGATCCAGTCTATTAAAAGTCCAAGAACCACCATCCACCTGAATCTCTGCATCAGCCTCTTCATTGCAAACCTTGTCTTTCTAGCAGGAATCTCTCATATTGAGAACCAG GATGGCTGCACAGTGGTAACAGGGATCCTGCATTTCTCCTATCTGGCCACATTTTTATGGATGTGTCTGGACAGTGTACAGCTGTTCAGGATGATAATGCTTGTTTTGAACACCAACTTTAAAACCCTCCACATGATGGCAGTTGCCTGTGGAGTTCCAGCTGTTATTGTTGCCATCTCTGCCTTAGCTAATTCCAAGGGACATGGCACTGACAGATA CTGTTGGGTAACCCAGGGATTTATTTGGAATTACTTTGGCCCTGCATGTGTAATCATCATT gtaaacattttcttctttttcataacTGTATGGAAGTTAGCACAGAAGTTCTCAAGTGTAAACCCTGACCTGGATGATCTGCACAAAATTGA GGCATTCACCATTAGTGCATTGGCTCAGCTATTTGTATTGGGCAACACCTGGATCTTTGGTTCTTTCCAGTTTCAGGAAAACCATACAGCCATGGCTTACCTCACCATCTTTGGCAGCCTGGAAGGAGTTACGCTCTTTACCGTGTATTGTCTGTTTTCCAGGCAG GTGAGGGAAGAGTACAAACACGCCTTGACCAGAATTTGTGCTCCTCGGAAGAAGAGTGACAGAAAAGCTCGT GTTTCGAAGAGGGCCCAGGATACAGGAGAGTGTCAACTTTGA